Genomic window (Paenibacillus sp. 37):
TGATATAATAGATATATAAATCATGTCTTGGCGAAGGAGGGGAGTCTGCGGGAAAACAGGCTCCCTTTTGCTCTCTTTTGAAAGTGAAAACCGGGATGAATAATATTTTGAATCCATTTTATATCGCCTTTAGATGCTTGCGCTGTATAGCCAGGGTACATATAGAACGCAGTTTGCTGTTCTCCATATGTAGATTCACCCTGAGTATTTAAATGATTTATAAAATGGATTCACACACTGATTTAACGGGGGGGATACCATGTCCAATGTAACGGTGAAAGAACTAACAGCCAAGCAAGCTGACCGCGGGGTCAAAAGCTCGGTGTTTACATTAAAGCTGCTGCAACGTATTGTGATGATTCTGATCGGTGCTGCACTAATGGCTGTATCGCTTGAAGTGTTTCTCGTACCGAATGGTGTTATTGATGGTGGGATTACGGGGATTTCAATTATGGTGTCAGAACTTACACATCTGCCACTCGGCGTATTCCTGACCTTGCTCAACTTGCCTTTCCTGATTCTGGGTTACAAGCAGATTGGTAAAACATTTGCGTTATCCACGCTGCTGGGGATCGTGGTCATGTCCATCGGGACTTCGTTATTGCACCATGTTCCTGCATTAACACCAGGGGAGCCTTTGCTCGGAGCTGTATTTGGCGGATTGATCCTGGGTGTGGGTGTTGGACTTGTCATTCGGTCTGGCGGTTCACTGGATGGTACGGAGATTGTGGCCATCTTGCTTAGTGAGAAGTCACCGTTGTCTGTAGGACAGATCGTATTGTTCATTAACGTGTTTATTTTCGCAGGTGCAGGATTTGTATTCGGTTGGCCGAATGCCCTGTATTCCATGATTGCATATTATATTGCGATGAAGATGATTGATATTGTGAATGAAGGACTTGACCAGTCCAAATCGGTATGGATCATTAGTGAGAAATATCGTGATATTGGTTCAGCCCTGACAGACCGTCTTGGTCGTGGTGTAACTTTCCTGGATGGAGAGGGCGGATTCAGCGGGGACGAGAAAAAGATCATTTTTGTCGTGATCACCCGTTTGGAAGAAGCGAAGCTGAAGACCATCGTTGAAGATTGGGACCCGCAAGCCTTTGTGGCTATCGGTAACATTCATGACGTGAAGGGCGGACGTTTCAAGAAAAAAGGTATCCATTAGCGATTGATATATACATGAATGATAATAGCCGACACCCTTGTGATGAGGGAGTCGGCTATTTTTTCTTCAAATGTTTGAGAATGTGTTCAACGGGTTGGGGTTCAACAGCTGCGATTAAATCACCGGTTTGGTTCAAGCGTTCAATAATGTTCATCAGATGATAATCCTGGATGGAGACGTTGCTTCGAACCTCATCCCAGGTAAGGGGTGTAGAGACAGTGGCGCCAGATTTGGCACGTGGTGTATAGGGAGCGGCAAGGGTCTTGCCTCCATAATGCTGGAGATAGTCAAAATAAATGCGGTCTCCACGGTCCTTTTTGAGTCGTTCCAGTGTGAACAGATCCGGGTGCTTTTGAGTGACATATTTGCCTACAAAATAACCAACCTCTCTCAATTCATCAAAGGTTACCCCTTGCACGATGGGAACGATGATCTGAACTCCTGTTGCGCCCGAAGTTTTGGGAATGGACCTCAGACCAAGGGAAGTCAGGGTTTCGCCAACGATGAGTGCAGCTTGCATAATCCGGGGCTCATGTTCCTGAGAGGGGTCCAGATCAATCATCCATTCACTGGGCAGATGGCTTCCCACAGTATGCAGAGAAGGATGAAATTCAAGTGCGGCCAGATTGCCAAGCCATAACAATTCGGGAAGTCCATTCATGACCACATAGCGGATGCCGTCGTGAACTTCAGTGTGCACATAATCTGGGACAGGCTCAGGGGCATTCTTTTGATAGAAAAATGTTCCTCCAGCGCCGTGGGGATATCTTATCGTGGTGAGAAGTCGATTGCTCGTATACGTGAGCAGATAAGGAGCCAGAGCGGCCAGCTTTTGCAGATAGATGGCTTTGGTAACACCCGCATCCGGCCATAACAACTTGTCCGGGTTTGTGACCGTCAGTTCTGTGCCTTCTATTATGATGGTTCCCTGGATCTTGGGGGCCATATGGAACACCTCCTATACGTAATCTATATACGAACACATTCATTGAAGAAGCTGATTCGCCAGGCAATCCTCACGGGTTACCTCTGCGAAGGTCTGAATACTGGGATGGCGTAGCGTGTTATGGTGAGTCAGCTCCATATATTGCACTTTGACTCCTATTCGTGGTTCCACCCAGGTGGTCTCTGCACTGCGCTCGGGTACATTATGGAAAGGTCTGTCCTGCCTGATCAGAGGCTCGACTTGATGTGTGAGTTCCCGCCAAGTATTGGAGTTCAGCTTGCCAGTCCCGACATGACCAATATAGACAAAGTTTGGCCCATCATATACACCGACCGCGACGGCATTCACAATACCGCTCCGGTACGTGACTCCCCCGATCATAGCATATACATCATGCATGATTTTGACCTTCTGCCAGCGCTGATCCTTGCCCTGTATGCCATAACTGCTGGTGAGATCCTTGCAGACAATGCCTTCCATCTGATGTTGCCTCATGACCGTAAGCAGGGAAGCGGCATCAAGCGTATTGGTGACCTCCTGAACATCGGGAGCGGTGTTAAGGACCTCGTGCAACAGGCGCTGTCGATCTGCCAAAGGCTGATCCGTCACCCATTTCCCCTCATAAAACAGGATATCAAATACCATATATGTGACCGGAATCTGATGTATGGCTTGGGCAATACCTTCGGGTCTGCTCATCCGATCCCGTCGAAGAACGTGATAAAACGAAGGTTTTCCGGTGTCTGGGTCCAACGCAATAACTTCTCCATCCAAAATATAAGAGGAGCCTGAACATAGATTGCGTGGTGTTACCAGCTCGGGATACTGTGCGGTTCGATCATGTAATCTGCGATTCACCAGGCGCAGCTCCTGCCCGTCCTCATAGGCAAGCATACGGACTCCATCCCACTTGACCTGGGCAATCCATTGCGGCCCTGTGGGCAAAGTATCTCTGGAGATGGGTTCGAACGGAATCAAAGGTTTGAACATGGGGAACTCCTCTCTCGTATCAACCAATTAGCGCAGGTTAATTCGGAATTTAGTTATATTTTTTGAAAACGGGATTTCATATGATGCACCAAAATGAGCAGTAACGGAAGTGCTATGCCACAGGTCAGATCCCAATCAATCCAATAGGGAATAACGACCTTGAGATAAAAGTGCTCGTTCGGAGAGATTAGAATAGACATGGCGAGAATAAGCATGGCACCCGGCAGGATCAGAGAACGGTGACTGGACAAGCGAAACAGGTGAGCGACGCCCAGGACAAAACCGTAGAAGAACAGGGTGGCTTTGAAGAAAACAGCGATAATCCAGACCGATGCTATGAAGGCTTCGATGCGTTGCACAAAGTTTCCGATATTGATCTTCTGTGAAAGGTTGAATGAAGCGAACCAGTGATGCTGGGTCATCCATGGTCCCATAACGAGCAGACACATACTTAGCGTCAGTGTGAGTAACAATCCGCCAATCATCCCTGCTAACAGGATGTCCTTCTCCAGATGGGGCTCATTTTTGGTGTATGGAAAGAGCATCATGAAGATGCATAGTTCACAGTAGGGATATGTGAGTACAGCAACAAAACCTTTGAATGGATCAAGAAACCCTTGTGCCAGCACAGGTTGGATGTTGGCCAAACGTACATGGGGGATTAGACACACCGTCAGAATAAGCAGGAACAACACGATCAGAGGAAGAAAGACCTCTGCAGTTTTACCAATGCTCTCCAGACCCGACAGAAGCCCCCAGACAAGCGCACACATAAAAACCAAATGCAGAATCAGTAATGGAGATTCCGGCAAGATCTGGGTAGACATAAAATCGCCAATCTCCCTAATGAACGTTGAGGTACTGATCAGGAAATAAAAGAGATAAAAAGAGCCAAACAAGGTCCCGATCCAGGGTCCCAGTGTTCGAAGGGCATTTTGAATCAGATTCAACCGGGGATGCAGTTTGTAGGCAACAAGCATAATGAAGAGTATGCCAAGGCCCCCTGCGACTCCCAATAAGGCTGATAACCAGGCATCCTGATGAGCGTAGGATGTGATCATGGAAGGGAAGACCAGAATCTGCTCCCCAATTGTACACAGGAACATGAGTGAAGCGAGCTGTCTAACAGTCAAACGTCCCTTTTCGATCATGAGGTATCTCCTTAACATATCTTGTCTATGTATTGGTTAGAATGCACCAATTGTGCCAGTTTTATAAAAGCCAACTCAAAAAGCCCGTGCAGCCGATCTCTCTGTGATGTAGAGAAATCAGTTACCCGGGCTTACTAAAATGAGGTTAAGCAAACATATTGTAACGCCTAAACAAAATCAGTTCGCAGTTGTCAAACGTATACGAATATTTTGTGGGTCTACCGTAAACCAGGTACCCTCCACTTGTGTAACGACTGCGCCGGATTGACGCAATTGATCAAGTGCTTGTTCCACGTGATCCTTTGTGGCGTACACAATGGTGAAGTAGTCAATTCCTGTAGCGTTATCTGGATTAACAGGTGCATTCACTCCTGCCCAGATATTCAATCCCAGATGATGATGATAGCCGCCTGCGGATACAAATAGTGCTGACATGTTGGCGAAGTTACCCACGATATCGAAACCGAGTACGCCGGTGTAGAAGTTGCGGGCTTCTTCCAGGCTGCGGACGTGGAAATGTACGTGACCAATAACGGTGCCAGCAGGCAGGCCCTGCCAAGGTTCATTCTCCGATATGGCAAACAGGCTTTCCACATCAACAGGATCACTTGCCATTACGTAGTTATTGTCGCTATCCCGTTTCCAGGTATCACGTGCACGGTCAGCATAGATCTCAATCCCGTTCTGATCGGGATCGGAGATATAGAAGGCTTCGCTGACCAAGTGATCGCCTTGGCCGATATCGATACCGGATGCAGCCAGATTACGAAGAGCAAGACCCAAGGACTTACGGTCAGGCAGCAGGATGGCGAAATGGTACAAGCCAGCGTGTGAGCGTTCCGGCAGGGTAATTCCATCCGTCAGTTCTTCCAATCGCAGCAGGGACTGTTTCCCGTCGGCTGTGAGTGTAGCCACTTTGCCACTCCGCTCCAGCAATTTCAATCCAACCACATCGGTATAGAATTTAATCGAACGGTCCAGGTTCATAATTCGGAGACTCACTTCACCCAGATGGGTTGTGGCAGGGATTTGATACGTTGTATTCATGATTGTTTCCTCCTGATCATAGATAATATGTGTTCTCGTTTGATTGTTTATATGCGTTGAAAACGGATTATTAAATGACATGCTGTTGAAGAAGAATTGCAGGGTGACTGTATATTCATAAATAAGTTACTTTTCATAAGTTAATATAAAATATAAATCTGCTTTCGTCAATCGCATTTTACAATTATAGCTGGAGTTTTATTGACAAGAACTGCTTCAATAGTTCTGAAAACAAAAAAATCCGACTGTGAAGCCGGATCGGAGTAAACCTCATTACATGAGTTATATAACGTAATCGGTCTTGCCTTAGCGACATTCAAACTTTTGGTTTGGGTGTCGCTTTTTTTCTTTTGGCTGGTGCAGCGGGTGTATCGGATTCTCCTCCGGCAACCGCTTGAGCAGGCGTTTTTCGTGGCGCACGTTTCTTAGGCTTGGCCGTTGTTGTCCCAGGGTCAGCCGGAATAGGCTTCACGGCCTCGATACTTGCCTGCAAGGCAGCCATCAAATCCATCACATTGGCTTCAGGTTTGGCTGGAGCAATCTTGATTTCTTCGCCTGCCACTTTGTGCTGGATAAGATCCAGCAGTTTGCTGCGGTAGTCATCGGTGTATTTACCGGGTTCAAAAGGTGTGGACAATTGATCAATCAGCAGCTTTGCCATCGTGAGTTCCTTTTCATTCACGTTCTGCACTTCCGGCAAGTTGGGCACCTGGGAGACAGGACGAATCTCGTCCGGATAGAAAATCGTCTCCATGGAAAGGCAATCTTCCAGCACACGTATGGCAGCCAGACTGCTTTTCGAGCGAATGGAGATTTTGGCGATGCCAATTTTGCCGGTATCCCGCATCGCGTTCATCAAGAGCTGGTAGGCATTTCCACCAGCCTGATCGGGAGAAAGGTAATATGTTTTCTGAAAATATATTGGGTCAATCTCGGTCAAGTCGACAAAATCCAGGATGGTAATGGTTTTGCTGGTGGAATCATTTAACGCTTCCAATTCATCTTTCTCGAAGAGTACGAACTTTCCTTTTTCATATTCATAGCCTTTGGTAATCTCTTCCCACTTCACGTCCACTTCACAGGATGGACATTGACGAACATAAGCGAGCGGGCTGCCGCAGACTTTATGGATATAGCGCATCGAGATGTCTTTGTCTTCGGTAGCCGAGAACATTTTGACAGGGACATGCACAAGGCCAAAACTGATTGCGCCTTTCCAGACGGTATGCATAGGTCGGCTCCTTTCGAAAGGTTGTTCAAAAATTCCATCTTCTCGGTACTAAAACCGGACTTTTTGAACACGGATTTATATTCAATAGTATGGGCATCTGGCGCAAGGGATAATCGTCTTGTAGACGAACAATTCGTATGGTTCGGCAAGAGTCGGGGATGATAACAGAAACATGCTTGGATTTCGACAGGAAGATGAGCATGGGATAGGTAGTTATTCTCGCAGCACATATGCCGGGAGGTGCAATATTGAAAAACAGACGTGATGAGGAAGAAGCACACAAGCATGCATTTTCTCCGTATCCTCTTGCCAAAGCCGAAAGTGCTGAAGAATTCTATACACCTGCTGCAGCTGTAAACTGGGAAGCGGTCACTTCGGAAGAATTGCCCCTTGATCGGGAGTCGTTCATGCTCGACATTGACCGGATGGTGAATGAAGGGTTAGGCGGGGGGCAGGTTACGGAAGATAACGGTTATATTGGTGATAGCACAACAGACACCATGATTAGGGAAGACCACGAAGATCCGGAAGGGGAGTATGAATAAGATGATGGATGCGAAGCGCGCCAAAGCGATCTATGATTCCAAAGATACCATTGCCGTTACGCTGGAGGGAGATCCAGTCTGGATCGAGAATGTGGATGAAGCCAATGGCATGGCAACCGTTCAGGTTGGCAGCAGACCGGGAAATACCCAGACGGTTCGTGTGGACCGCTTGGAGGAGTAGATACAAGTAGCATATAGTTATTGAGCATTCGAGAATGAATAAAAGCTGAAATATATGCATATCACGGCCGGTACCGAGAGGTGCCGGTTTTTTGGTTTTTACTAATAGGTGTCTGAAACTTCGAAGGAAGCGAGTTTTGAGACATGACTAATCATGCATGTTATATTTCCGCTTGCCTCCTTGGATGTTGCGGGGGAAGAAAGGGACCGATATAATAAGGTTCAAAGTGAACTCAGGCGGCTGGACCGCCAAAGGTGGGGCGAATATTGAATCAGACGCACGAGCAGTGGGTGTATCAATCCCATGGCATTGCAGATACAGAAGCACTTGCTTTCGCACTCGCCAGACAGGCAAACGCCGGCATGGTGATTGCTTTGGATGGTGATTTGGGCGCGGGAAAAACGGCATTTTCACAGAAATTTGCCTGGCATTTGGGTGTACGTGATGTGGTAAGTAGTCCTACATTCACACTAATCAAGGAGTACGAAGGGCGTCTACCTTTATATCACATGGATGTATATCGCATATCGCTGGAAGAAGCGGATGAGCTTGGACTTGATGAATATTTCTATGGAGCCGGAGTCAGTCTGGTGGAGTGGTCGAGTATCATTCCCGAATTGCTGCCGCAAGAGCATTTGCATGTGCAGATTGAAACAACGGGCCTGGAGGATCGAACGATTACACTGGATGGGTACGGCGAGACTTATGCAGCCATGTGCCGACAGTTCAGACAGAATGGAGTCAAATGATGATGGAATATTTACAAAAAGAGCCGCGTCAGCGGTTTTTGGCGTTGGATACATCCACCGCAGTGATGGCAGCTGCGATGATGGAAGATCATGCGCTTCTGGAAGAACGCAATGAACGGGCTGAGCGTAACCATTCGGTACACGTTGTACCGGTGATGGAGCAGCTGCTGGCCGCCAGCAACACACAGCCTGGGCAACTTGACGGCATTGCCGTTGGCCTTGGCCCAGGCTCGTACACGGGCATCCGCATTGCGGTGACCGCGGCGAAGACACTGGCCTGGGCGTGGGACATCCCCGTAGCCGGGGTGTCCAGCCTTCAGGCCCTCGCCTGGGGCGGCTGGCACAGCGGCCTAGCCGCCAAGGCAGAAGCTGCGGCAGAGGAAGCCGCAGCAGGGGCTTGCGGAACGCCATCCGCGGACCAGGGCAGCACAGGTGCTGCCCCTGTCCACTGGATCGTTCCGCTTGTGGATGCACGGCGCGGTCAAGCGTGCACCGCGCTGTTTGCCTCCGCCGGGAGCGATGCGCCCCGGCGTTTGGCGCCTGATGCCATCCGCAAGATGGACGGATGGCTGGAAGCCCTCGCCGCCCGCATGGCGGAGGCGGCGCCGGAAGAGCGGCCCGCAGCCGTCTGGATCGTCGGCGAGACGGGCCCTCATGCTGCGGCAGCCGCGGAGCTTCGCTGCCCCGCAGGAACGGCACTCCAGCTCGTACCTTATGAGCTGGAAGGCCGCTGGGTTGGGCGCCTTGGCGCCGCCGCGCTGCTTGCAGGTCAGCGTGATGACGTGCATGCATTGGTGCCGAACTACACCCAGTTGTCTGAAGCGGAAGCCAATCTGCTGCGCAAAGGCTAAAAGAGGTTGTTCAAAAAGTCCGCTTTTGATTACGAAGGATACCTGGTGGCATCATCAGCATCGAATATGGAATTCAGCCGAAATAAGCGGGGGGCTTACGAAGTATGTTTCCTTTGGAAACATTGTAGTTGCTCACGTAGTTTTCCTACGCTCCGCTACTCCATTTCTAGCTTCATCCCATCTTCTCGGTACTGAAAACCGGTCTTTTTGAACACGCACTAAAGGGGAGGGGAAGCAGATGGACAATGTGGCGAATAATAAGCAGGAAGCAACGCTTCAGTTCAGGTTCATGACACTCGCGGATATTCCCGATGTGATGGAGATTGAACATGAGGCCTTTACCCTGCCCTGGACGGAAGAAGCATTTCAAAATGAATTGACACACAATCATTTTGCTAAATATATGGTGATGGAATTAGAAGGAAAAGCCATTGGCTATGCAGGTATGTGGACCATCATGGATGAAGCCCATATTACCAATATTGCAGTCAGAGGCGCGTATCGTGGACGCAAGCTTGGTGAAAAGTTACTGGATGAATTAATGAGTACAGCGGCTTATCTCGGGATGGAACGAATGACGCTGGAGGTAAGAGTCTCGAACAGCATTGCTCAGCGTTTATATCAGAAAAAAGGGTTTGAATCGGCGGGTCTTCGTAAAGGGTATTACTCCGATAATGGGGAAGATGCGATGATTATGTGGGCGAACTTGCCGTCTGCAGGCCGGAGCGGCGAAGAGGAAGGAAGCGTACTGGATTCATGAACGAACTTAATGAAAAAATAAATTCTGCACCATCCTACATTTTGGCGGTGGAGACAAGCTGTGATGAAACATCGGTAGCTGTTGTTAAGGATGGGAGAGAAGTGCTGTCCAATCTGATCTCAAGTCAGATCGAGACGCATAAGGCATTTGGTGGAGTGGTACCTGAAGTGGCTTCACGCAAACACGTTGAAGTCATTACGTTGATGCTGGAACAAGCGATCGAACAGTCCGGCATTCGTCCACGTGATCTAAGTGCAATCGCCGTAACACAGGGGCCTGGGCTTGTCGGAGCACTGCTGGTGGGTATCGTTGCGGCCAAAACGATGGCGATGGCACTGGGCAAACCACTCATTGGCACACATCATATTGCGGGGCATATCTATGCCAACCGACTTACTCATGAACTGCAATATCCAGCGATGGCACTGGTCGTATCCGGTGGACATACAGAACTCGTGCATATGGAATCCGAGGGCAAGTTCAAACTGATTGGTCGTACACGTGATGATGCCGTAGGCGAAGCGTATGACAAAGTAGCACGTGCATTGGGTTGTCCTTATCCGGGTGGCCCGCATGTGGACCGGATGGCGTCTGAAGCGGAGGATGTAGTGCCATTACCACGGGTATGGCTGGAAGCGGGTTCGTACGATTTCAGTCTCAGTGGTCTGAAGTCTGCTGTACTGAATGTGCTCAATCAGGCCAAAATGCGCGGAGAAACCTTGGAGCCGTCTGCGGTTGCACGTGGTTTCCAGGAAGCTGTTGTTGAAGTGTTGGTGGAAAAAGCCGTTAGAGCAGTTCGTGAATATGGTTCACGACAACTGTTATTATGCGGTGGTGTTGCAGCTAACCGGGGGTTACGCTCGGCATTACAGGAGCGATGCACGAAGGAAGGGCTTGAACTGTTAATCCCGCCAATGGAATATTGTACGGATAACGCGGCCATGATAGGAGCGGCTGCATATCTGAAATGGCAGCGGGGAGAAATTGCTGAATTTGATGCGAAGGCAGATCCAGGACTTTCCTTGGAGGAATGGTCCGTTCAGTCCTTATAGAGGTTGTTCAAAAAGCCCGCTTTTGATTACGAATGATGCCTAGCGGCATCATCAGCATCGAAGATGGAATTCAGCCGAAATGAAGGGGGAGGCTTACGAAGTATGTTTCCTTCGGAAACATTGTAGTTGCTCACGTAGTTTTGACTACGCTCCGCTACTCCATTTCTAGCTTCATCCCATCTTCTCGGTACTGAAAACCGATCTTTTTGAACACGCACTTATAGTTTATATAAACAGGCTGTTTGAGATTAAGAGTTGACAGCCTGCATGTGAAGAATGTATATTAGTTACAAATTTAAACAGGAAGTTATTTTCCTGAACTGATAAACGCGATGAACAGGAATAGTAAGGTCAATCCCGGTCTTAGAGAGCTGCGGTATGGTGCAACGCAGTCGAAGGAAACCTGAAACTCACCTGGAAGCGGAACGATGGAACACGGTGACTCCCTGGGAGAATCCGAAGGCCGATCATGGCCCAAAGTACATGGTTACGGGTTGCCTCCGTGAATGGGCCGTTGTTGGTAGGACCGTTATTACAAGGATCAACTGACGATAACTGAGGGGGCTTTCAGGCTGCTTCAAGTGATCCGGATATGCGAAAGCATTCAGGGGTTGTCTTGAATGAACAGGAAGGAAGTCAACAAGAGTGGTACCGCGAAGGTGAACAGCCTGTCGTCTCTTGCATTATTGCATGAGGTGGCAGGCTTTTTTTGATTTTCAAAATAAAGATGAATGAAGATAGGTCATATTATAAATGTGATGAACGGGAGCAGTAGAACGATAAAGCGCTCAGAGAGCTGCGGGGTGGTGCGACGCAGTGGCTGGAATCATTCGAATCTCGCCCGGGAACGGAGTTGTGGAAGCGTGGGGACGATATCAATCGTCCAGTTGTCCTGATGGACAACAACATGTGTTACACAGCAACGGTTAACCCCCGTTATAGGGTGTTTCTCCGAATTCCATTGTTGTCGTGCGTGTACGCACATCCAGCGGATCGGAGACGACGAGGTGGATGGAGTCCGGCGCAAGCCTGGCCCATCAAGCGAGAGTGGTACCGCGGAGGGGATAATAACCCGCCGTCTCTTATATGAGATGGCGGGTTATTTGTGTTTGCTGCCGGCAGCAGGGTGGGCATGGGAAGAACCATATGGGGATTGAAAAGTCAGAGGATCAGGGTGTAAGTCGACGTACACTCTGTCATGAGGGTAAGCGGGATATACAACGAACGAGTAATGAACATTGAACAACAAGTATAGGCACTAAACATTCATCAGGCTTTAATGATCACTCAGGACTAAGCTACAAACAACATACGCATTTACAAACAAAATATATAACAACTCGGCGATTAGCGGATGTTCTTGTGGCACGTGGATCGTAACGAAACTATTTATAAAAATTTGATGGAGGTTGATGGATATGACAACAACTAATAACAAACGCATGATTGAAATTTTTGATACAACGCTGCGTGATGGAGAACAGGCACCAGGGGCAAGTCTGCAACCCGAGCAAAAGATTGAACTGGCACATCAACTGGCTTCTCTCGGTATCGACGTCATTGAGCCTGGATTCCCGATCTCCAGTCCAGGTGAGTTCGCGGCGGTTCAGGCGATTTCGAGACAGTTGCAGAACGTGGAGATCTGTGGATTCGCACGTGCGGTCAAAGGTGATATTGATTCAGCTGTTCAAGCAACAGCGGATGCAGCACGGCGCCGAATTCACCTGTTTATTTCTTCTTCGGATATTCATATTGAGCATCAACTACGCCGTCCGCGCAGTGAAGTGGTGGCTACCGCTCGTGAGATGGTATCTTATGCACGCCAGTTCACGGACATCGTAGAGTTCACAGCCATGGACGCTGCTCGTACCAAGATGGACGATTTGATTGAAATGGTTGAAGTCGCCATTGAAGCTGGAGCGACCATTATTAATCTGCCGGATACGGTCGGTTATGCCCTGCCACATGAGTATGGCGAGATGTTCCGCCGGGTGCGTGAGGGCGCAAGAGGCGGCGATCAGGTTCGTTATAGTGCTCACTGTCACAATGATCTGGGCCTGGCCGTAGCCAATAGTTTGGCTGCGATTGCCAATGGGGCTACCCAGATTGAAGTGACCATCAATGGTATCGGAGAACGGACGGGGAACTGTGCACTGGAAGAGCTGATTATGGCGCTGGAGACTCGGGG
Coding sequences:
- a CDS encoding YitT family protein; the protein is MSNVTVKELTAKQADRGVKSSVFTLKLLQRIVMILIGAALMAVSLEVFLVPNGVIDGGITGISIMVSELTHLPLGVFLTLLNLPFLILGYKQIGKTFALSTLLGIVVMSIGTSLLHHVPALTPGEPLLGAVFGGLILGVGVGLVIRSGGSLDGTEIVAILLSEKSPLSVGQIVLFINVFIFAGAGFVFGWPNALYSMIAYYIAMKMIDIVNEGLDQSKSVWIISEKYRDIGSALTDRLGRGVTFLDGEGGFSGDEKKIIFVVITRLEEAKLKTIVEDWDPQAFVAIGNIHDVKGGRFKKKGIH
- the ligD gene encoding non-homologous end-joining DNA ligase yields the protein MAPKIQGTIIIEGTELTVTNPDKLLWPDAGVTKAIYLQKLAALAPYLLTYTSNRLLTTIRYPHGAGGTFFYQKNAPEPVPDYVHTEVHDGIRYVVMNGLPELLWLGNLAALEFHPSLHTVGSHLPSEWMIDLDPSQEHEPRIMQAALIVGETLTSLGLRSIPKTSGATGVQIIVPIVQGVTFDELREVGYFVGKYVTQKHPDLFTLERLKKDRGDRIYFDYLQHYGGKTLAAPYTPRAKSGATVSTPLTWDEVRSNVSIQDYHLMNIIERLNQTGDLIAAVEPQPVEHILKHLKKK
- a CDS encoding RNA ligase family protein, whose product is MFKPLIPFEPISRDTLPTGPQWIAQVKWDGVRMLAYEDGQELRLVNRRLHDRTAQYPELVTPRNLCSGSSYILDGEVIALDPDTGKPSFYHVLRRDRMSRPEGIAQAIHQIPVTYMVFDILFYEGKWVTDQPLADRQRLLHEVLNTAPDVQEVTNTLDAASLLTVMRQHQMEGIVCKDLTSSYGIQGKDQRWQKVKIMHDVYAMIGGVTYRSGIVNAVAVGVYDGPNFVYIGHVGTGKLNSNTWRELTHQVEPLIRQDRPFHNVPERSAETTWVEPRIGVKVQYMELTHHNTLRHPSIQTFAEVTREDCLANQLLQ
- a CDS encoding endospore germination permease; translated protein: MIEKGRLTVRQLASLMFLCTIGEQILVFPSMITSYAHQDAWLSALLGVAGGLGILFIMLVAYKLHPRLNLIQNALRTLGPWIGTLFGSFYLFYFLISTSTFIREIGDFMSTQILPESPLLILHLVFMCALVWGLLSGLESIGKTAEVFLPLIVLFLLILTVCLIPHVRLANIQPVLAQGFLDPFKGFVAVLTYPYCELCIFMMLFPYTKNEPHLEKDILLAGMIGGLLLTLTLSMCLLVMGPWMTQHHWFASFNLSQKINIGNFVQRIEAFIASVWIIAVFFKATLFFYGFVLGVAHLFRLSSHRSLILPGAMLILAMSILISPNEHFYLKVVIPYWIDWDLTCGIALPLLLILVHHMKSRFQKI
- a CDS encoding VOC family protein, coding for MNTTYQIPATTHLGEVSLRIMNLDRSIKFYTDVVGLKLLERSGKVATLTADGKQSLLRLEELTDGITLPERSHAGLYHFAILLPDRKSLGLALRNLAASGIDIGQGDHLVSEAFYISDPDQNGIEIYADRARDTWKRDSDNNYVMASDPVDVESLFAISENEPWQGLPAGTVIGHVHFHVRSLEEARNFYTGVLGFDIVGNFANMSALFVSAGGYHHHLGLNIWAGVNAPVNPDNATGIDYFTIVYATKDHVEQALDQLRQSGAVVTQVEGTWFTVDPQNIRIRLTTAN
- a CDS encoding Ku protein gives rise to the protein MHTVWKGAISFGLVHVPVKMFSATEDKDISMRYIHKVCGSPLAYVRQCPSCEVDVKWEEITKGYEYEKGKFVLFEKDELEALNDSTSKTITILDFVDLTEIDPIYFQKTYYLSPDQAGGNAYQLLMNAMRDTGKIGIAKISIRSKSSLAAIRVLEDCLSMETIFYPDEIRPVSQVPNLPEVQNVNEKELTMAKLLIDQLSTPFEPGKYTDDYRSKLLDLIQHKVAGEEIKIAPAKPEANVMDLMAALQASIEAVKPIPADPGTTTAKPKKRAPRKTPAQAVAGGESDTPAAPAKRKKATPKPKV
- a CDS encoding H-type small acid-soluble spore protein, whose amino-acid sequence is MDAKRAKAIYDSKDTIAVTLEGDPVWIENVDEANGMATVQVGSRPGNTQTVRVDRLEE
- the tsaE gene encoding tRNA (adenosine(37)-N6)-threonylcarbamoyltransferase complex ATPase subunit type 1 TsaE; this encodes MNQTHEQWVYQSHGIADTEALAFALARQANAGMVIALDGDLGAGKTAFSQKFAWHLGVRDVVSSPTFTLIKEYEGRLPLYHMDVYRISLEEADELGLDEYFYGAGVSLVEWSSIIPELLPQEHLHVQIETTGLEDRTITLDGYGETYAAMCRQFRQNGVK
- the tsaB gene encoding tRNA (adenosine(37)-N6)-threonylcarbamoyltransferase complex dimerization subunit type 1 TsaB, which gives rise to MMEYLQKEPRQRFLALDTSTAVMAAAMMEDHALLEERNERAERNHSVHVVPVMEQLLAASNTQPGQLDGIAVGLGPGSYTGIRIAVTAAKTLAWAWDIPVAGVSSLQALAWGGWHSGLAAKAEAAAEEAAAGACGTPSADQGSTGAAPVHWIVPLVDARRGQACTALFASAGSDAPRRLAPDAIRKMDGWLEALAARMAEAAPEERPAAVWIVGETGPHAAAAAELRCPAGTALQLVPYELEGRWVGRLGAAALLAGQRDDVHALVPNYTQLSEAEANLLRKG